From a region of the Nitrospira lenta genome:
- a CDS encoding antibiotic biosynthesis monooxygenase — MPHVLIIHEVEDYRTWKAIFDQAASIRKTAGEIRYQLLRYDTDANRIVHFSEWSSLDQARRFFESPELVEIRKNAGVKAPDFLYLHEIEHGIL; from the coding sequence ATGCCGCATGTGCTGATCATTCATGAAGTCGAGGATTACCGGACCTGGAAAGCAATTTTCGACCAGGCGGCCAGCATCAGAAAGACTGCCGGAGAAATCCGCTATCAGCTTCTGCGATACGATACCGACGCCAACCGCATCGTCCACTTTTCAGAATGGTCGTCCCTGGACCAGGCCCGTCGTTTCTTTGAGTCCCCGGAACTGGTCGAGATCAGAAAGAACGCCGGGGTCAAAGCACCGGACTTTCTCTATTTGCACGAAATCGAGCACGGCATACTCTAA